The region TGCCCTGTTTTTGGGCCATGGTACCCAGTTTTAGCGTATGGGCGTCGTTGGCGGGATGCTCCAGCGTAACCTGATTGGCTCCCAGCGTTTTAGCCGCCCGCAGGCCGTACTCGATTTCCGCGTCCGAACTCTGCATCCCGAAAGTATCGGGCTTGAAGCCATAAATACGCACTCCCGCCTGGTTATACATCTTACGCACCTGCTCAAACTTCGACATCGGCACCGAGAGCCGCCATTTGGTCATCTCAGCCCGGTAGGCTTTCATCTGGGTTTCGGCTTCGGTAACCATTTTCTGCTCATCCTCCGTCAGCGGCTGATTTTCCCGCTTCTTCCGCATCAGTGGGAACACCAACCGCATATCGACCGTGCTTTTTGGAGCACCGGCAAATGATTCGGCGGGACCACCCATTAATTCAATGGCGCTAACGCCCGAATCCAGGACATACTGTAAAGTAGCTTCGGCACTCTGATCGGGCATCTCCCGAAATGAATAGGTGATGACACCAATCTGCACACCGTCGATCAGGGAGTTCGGCTTGTCGCCTAATGAGCGAATTAAGGCGGGAGCGCCAAAGAGCTTATGGGTACCCGCTGCGGTTCCGGCGAGCAGTGCGGCAGTTGTGCCCAAAAACTTACGGCGAGAAGCATGATTATTCATGGAATACAGTCAGTTAGTTTAGTTAGGGTAAAGGACTGGAAATGTGACTATAAATATACAGATTATTACGAATCTACGGCATTGGGTCAGCCTTTCTGTAGTCTTTCAGTCAACCTGTTTCACGTGCTGTATCCCTTTCCTTACTTTACTACCTACGAACCTAACGACAGGCGATTAATAGCCCATAAGATTCAGGTCCGTCGTTTCCAGTATCTCAACCCGTTTGCCCATCTTCTTCTGAATGATCTTGAAGTGATGTTCATCCTCCGGGCAAATCAGCGAAATGGCTTCCCCTTCGGCTTCGGCACGGCCCGTTCGGCCGATTCGGTGAATGTAATCTTTGGGCGAACGGGGCAATTCGAAGTTGATTACGTGCGGCAACAACTGAATATCAATGCCTCTGGAAATCAAATCGGTAGCAACAAGAACGGTTAAGTGCCCCCCTTTGAACTTGGTGAGCGCATCGGTACGGGCACCCTGCGTTTTGCCGCTGTGAATGGCAGCTGCATGAATACCGTTCTTATTGAGTTTAACCACCACATTATCGGCCGTTCGGGTAGACGAGACGAAGACTAATACCTGCTTCATTTTTCCTTCTTTGATGAGGTAACGTAGCAGCGGCCCTTTGCGCTCAGCGTCGACACGATAGGCTGTTTGTTTAATCAAATCGAGATTCTGCTCCTCCTCAACTACTTCAATTTTTACGGGATTTCGCAGTAGGTTTTTGTTAATGTCCTCAATAGCGTCGCCCAGTGTGGCGGAGAAGAGAATCGTTTGCCGGTGGCGCGGCAGTCGGTCGAAGATCCGTTCCATT is a window of Spirosoma linguale DSM 74 DNA encoding:
- a CDS encoding Xylose isomerase domain protein TIM barrel (PFAM: Xylose isomerase domain protein TIM barrel~KEGG: ara:Arad_2649 hypothetical protein), translated to MNNHASRRKFLGTTAALLAGTAAGTHKLFGAPALIRSLGDKPNSLIDGVQIGVITYSFREMPDQSAEATLQYVLDSGVSAIELMGGPAESFAGAPKSTVDMRLVFPLMRKKRENQPLTEDEQKMVTEAETQMKAYRAEMTKWRLSVPMSKFEQVRKMYNQAGVRIYGFKPDTFGMQSSDAEIEYGLRAAKTLGANQVTLEHPANDAHTLKLGTMAQKQGMKVGYHGHEQQTPTFWDTALAQSPANAMNFDLGHYVAAGNPDPLVLIKQKHDRIASMHIKDRQTADHGKGNLVWGQGDTPLLQVLKLMREQKYNFPATVELEYKIPEGSNSVAEVKKCVNFCRNALS
- a CDS encoding DEAD/DEAH box helicase domain protein (PFAM: DEAD/DEAH box helicase domain protein; helicase domain protein~SMART: DEAD-like helicase ; helicase domain protein~KEGG: gbm:Gbem_3598 DEAD/DEAH box helicase domain protein); the protein is MPFSELGLSKPLIKAIASQHYPKPYPIQQEAIPAILQGKDILGIAKTGSGKTASFVLPILELFQRKSVARNRYIKALALVPTRELAVQVAEVFQTFSANLPRKVKTVAVFGGVSINPQMMALRDAEIVVATPGRLLDLMASNALQLTDVDILVLDEADKMLDLGFEEEMERIFDRLPRHRQTILFSATLGDAIEDINKNLLRNPVKIEVVEEEQNLDLIKQTAYRVDAERKGPLLRYLIKEGKMKQVLVFVSSTRTADNVVVKLNKNGIHAAAIHSGKTQGARTDALTKFKGGHLTVLVATDLISRGIDIQLLPHVINFELPRSPKDYIHRIGRTGRAEAEGEAISLICPEDEHHFKIIQKKMGKRVEILETTDLNLMGY